The following coding sequences lie in one Rutidosis leptorrhynchoides isolate AG116_Rl617_1_P2 unplaced genomic scaffold, CSIRO_AGI_Rlap_v1 contig160, whole genome shotgun sequence genomic window:
- the LOC139881468 gene encoding large ribosomal subunit protein eL33y-like: MVKGREGERIRLYVRGTILGYKRSKSNQYPNTSLVQIEGVNTREDVGWYAGKKLAYVYKAKTKKKGSLYRCLWGKVTRPHGNTGIVRAKFKSNLPPKTMGARVRVFMYPSNI; this comes from the exons ATGGTGAAGGGACGCGAAGGAGAAAGAATCAG GCTCTATGTTAGAGGAACCATCCTCGGATACAAAAG GTCCAAGTCCAACCAATATCCAAACACCTCACTTGTCCAGATTGAGGGAGTGAATACCAGGGAAGACGTTGGATGGTATGCTGGAAAGAAGTTGGCTTACGTCTACAAGGCCAAAACAAAGAAGAAAGGTTCTCTCTATCGCTGTCTCTGGGGAAAGGTTACCAGGCCACATGGTAACACCGGAATTGTTAGAGCCAAGTTCAAGTCCAATTTACCTCCAAAAACTATG GGTGCTAGGGTTAGGGTCTTCATGTATCCAAGCAACATATGA
- the LOC139881466 gene encoding protein KINESIN LIGHT CHAIN-RELATED 1-like, producing MPGLLKRIQSPSPSRALKFGNRTPDSKFPTNDPDLGPFLLKLARDAISSGENPNKALDYAKRAAESFQRSSGSGLDLAMSLRVVAAVYASSGRFEDAIPVLERSIKMLNIENGPGHAMAKFSGYMQLGDTCSMLGQMDKSIWCYESGLRIQIEVLGDSDPRIAETCRYLAEAYIQAMQFDEADRLCKTILDIHKENSSPGSLQEAADRRLMAIVYEAKGDYESALEHLVLASMAMIANRQENEVASIDISIGNIYMSLSRFDEAVFAYQKALTVFKSTKGENHPFAAAVFIRLAELYCKTGKLRESKSYCENALRIIYATPAMTSEEVSRSLTEISVIYEALNETEEALRLLRNAVKLLEDNPGHRGAIAGIEARMGVMFYVAGQFGEARSFFESAVEKLRGTGESKSALFGIVLNQMGLACVQLYRVGEASELFEEARTILEEECGSFHEDTLGVYSNLAATYDALGRLDDAIEILEYILNAREEKLGTANPDVDDEKKRLAELLKEVGRSRNRNGKKLESFLGSNFEKMKKEGVMKKWSGFGFRA from the exons ATGCCTGGTCTATTGAAAAGAATTCAATCTCCATCTCCATCCCGAGCTTTAAAGTTCGGTAATCGGACCCCAGATAGTAAATTCCCCACCAATGACCCGGATCTAGGTCCGTTTCTTTTGAAATTGGCCCGGGACGCCATCTCTTCGGGTGAGAACCCGAATAAGGCCTTGGACTACGCTAAACGAGCGGCGGAATCCTTCCAGAGGAGCTCCGGTTCGGGTCTGGACCTGGCCATGAGTTTACGGGTCGTGGCTGCAGTTTACGCCAGTTCGGGCCGGTTCGAGGATGCGATTCCAGTTCTGGAGCGGTCCATTAAGATGCTGAATATAGAAAACGGGCCGGGTCATGCGATGGCGAAGTTTTCCGGGTACATGCAGTTGGGTGACACGTGTTCGATGCTGGGCCAAATGGATAAGTCCATTTGGTGTTACGAATCGGGTTTAAGGATCCAGATTGAGGTACTGGGCGATTCTGATCCTCGCATTGCAGAAACTTGCAG ATATTTAGCTGAGGCATACATTCAAGCAATGCAATTCGACGAAGCAGATAGGCTCTGCAAAACCATTCTCGACATCCACAAAGAAAACAGTTCTCCAGGATCACTTCAAGAAGCAGCCGATCGCCGACTCATGGCTATAGTATACGAAGCCAAAGGAGATTATGAATCTGCACTGGAACATCTCGTCCTCGCAAGCATGGCCATGATCGCCAATCGTCAAGAGAACGAAGTCGCCTCAATCGACATCAGCATCGGCAACATTTACATGTCTCTCTCCCGTTTCGACGAGGCCGTTTTTGCATACCAGAAGGCACTCACAGTCTTCAAATCCACAAAGGGAGAAAACCACCCTTTTGCGGCGGCCGTCTTCATTCGTCTAGCCGAATTGTACTGCAAGACCGGAAAACTAAGAGAATCGAAATCCTACTGCGAAAATGCGTTAAGGATAATTTACGCAACTCCGGCCATGACTAGCGAAGAAGTTTCCCGAAGTTTGACGGAGATTTCAGTTATTTACGAAGCGCTTAACGAGACGGAGGAAGCATTAAGGCTTTTGAGAAACGCCGTTAAGTTGTTGGAAGACAATCCTGGACACCGCGGCGCGATTGCAGGAATTGAAGCTCGGATGGGCGTTATGTTCTACGTGGCGGGGCAATTTGGCGAGGCACGAAGCTTTTTTGAAAGTGCTGTTGAGAAGCTAAGAGGTACTGGAGAAAGTAAATCGGCTTTGTTTGGGATTGTGTTGAACCAGATGGGATTGGCTTGTGTGCAATTGTATAGAGTTGGTGAGGCTTCTGAGTTGTTTGAAGAAGCAAGGACAATATTGGAAGAGGAATGTGGTTCCTTCCATGAGGATACTCTCGGAGTTTATAGCAATCTTGCGGCTACATATGATGCTTTAGGAAG ATTGGATGATGCAATTGAGATATTGGAGTATATCCTGAACGCGAGGGAAGAAAAGCTAGGAACGGCGAATCCTGATGTGGACGACGAGAAGAAGAGGCTAGCGGAATTATTGAAAGAAGTAGGGAGGTCACGGAACAGAAATGGAAAGAAGCTGGAGAGTTTCCTTGGTTCCAATTTTGAGAAGATGAAGAAAGAGGGAGTCATGAAGAAATGGTCAGGATTTGGCTTTAGAGCTTAG